The following proteins are encoded in a genomic region of Macadamia integrifolia cultivar HAES 741 unplaced genomic scaffold, SCU_Mint_v3 scaffold933, whole genome shotgun sequence:
- the LOC122070471 gene encoding sugar transport protein 14-like, producing MAGGGFVDPETAKKAHLYEYKITGTFIFACFVGAIGGSLFGYDLGVSGGVTSMDDFLIHFFPKIFRRKQEHLNETDYCKYDNQILTLFTSSLYFAGLISTFGASYLTRKKGRKASIIFGSISFFLGGLLNAVAVNITMLIIGRILLGVGIGFGNQAVPLYLSETAPPKIRGSINQLFQLTTCLGILVANIINYFTDKIHPWGWRLSLGLAMVPATLMFIGGIFLPETPNSLVEQGKLEQARENLERLRGTIKVDAEFEDLKIASDAARAVEHPFRNLLKRKHRPQLVIGALGIPAFQQLTGMNSILFYAPVIFQSLGFGSNTSLYTSIITSTMLVLATFVSMYLVDRKGRRFLFMEAGLQMISSMFVVAIVLALKFGKGVEIPKAYAALLVVMICLFVLAYGWSWGPLGWLVTSEIFPLEIRSAGQSVVVCNNLLFTALVAQCFLVSLCKLKFGIFLLFVALIIFMSLFIYFLLPETKQVPIEEIVLLWQKHWFWKRFVPPTDQEAVRVG from the exons ATGGCAGGGGGTGGATTTGTCGACCCAGAGACTGCAAAAAAGGCTCACCTTTATGAGTACAAGATCACTGGCACTTTTATCTTTGCTTGTTTTGTTGGAGCCATTGGAGGTTCTCTTTTCGGATATGATCTTGGTGTTTCTG GTGGGGTGACTTCAATGGATGACTTCTTGATTCATTTCTTCCCAAAAATCTTTAGAAGGAAGCAAGAACATCTCAATGAGACAGATTACTGCAAATATGATAACCAGATCCTCACACTCTTCACTTCCTCTCTCTACTTTGCTGGTCTCATCTCCACTTTTGGTGCCTCATATTTAACcagaaagaagggaaggaaagcAAGTATCATCTTTGGTTCCATCAGCTTCTTCCTCGGGGGACTCCTAAATGCCGTCGCCGTCAACATTACCATGCTCATCATCGGCCGTATCCTTCTAGGAGTAGGCATTGGATTCGGCAATCAGGCAGTCCCTCTCTATCTTTCAGAGACTGCACCACCAAAGATTAGAGGAAGTATCAACCAACTGTTCCAACTAACTACCTGTCTTGGCATTCTAGTAGCCAACATTATTAACTACTTCACTGATAAGATCCACCCTTGGGGTTGGAGATTGTCTTTAGGTCTAGCCATGGTTCCTGCAACTCTCATGTTTATTGGGGGAATTTTTCTTCCTGAGACTCCCAATAGTCTTGTTGAACAAGGCAAACTAGAACAAGCAAGAGAGAATTTGGAGAGACTAAGAGGTACAATTAAGGTGGATGCAGAGTTTGAGGATCTCAAGATTGCAAGTGATGCAGCTCGCGCCGTGGAACATCCTTTCCGTAACCTATTGAAGCGAAAGCACCGCCCGCAATTGGTGATCGGAGCATTGGGGATTCCGGCATTCCAACAGCTCACCGGCATGAATTCCATACTCTTTTATGCTCCAGTTATCTTTCAGAGCTTAGGATTTGGATCCAACACATCCCTTTACACCTCCATCATAACTAGTACAATGCTAGTCCTTGCTACATTTGTTTCCATGTATCTTGTTGATAGGAAAGGCAGGAGGTTCCTCTTCATGGAAGCTGGCCTCCAAATGATCAGCTCTATG TTTGTGGTGGCCATTGTTCTAGCACTCAAGTTTGGAAAAGGTGTGGAGATTCCAAAAGCATATGCGGCGTTGCTTGTGGTGATGATTTGCTTATTCGTCCTTGCCTATGGTTGGTCATGGGGGCCTCTTGGATGGCTAGTTACAAGTGAGATATTTCCTCTGGAGATAAGGTCAGCAGGGCAAAGTGTAGTGGTGTGCAACAACCTCTTATTCACTGCTTTGGTTGCACAGTGCTTCTTGGTGTCTCTCTGCAAACTCAAGTTTGGTATATTTTTGCTGTTTGTGGCCTTGATCATCTTCATGAGCCTCTTCATTTACTTCCTCCTGCCGGAGACGAAGCAAGTTCCGATAGAGGAGATTGTTCTTCTTTGGCAGAAGCACTGGTTTTGGAAGAGATTTGTCCCACCAACAGATCAGGAGGCTGTGCGTGtaggttaa